In the Kribbella sp. NBC_00482 genome, one interval contains:
- a CDS encoding type II toxin-antitoxin system HicB family antitoxin, which translates to MKTYEVTVSRDERWWMVAVPELGGVTQARRLDEVERMAREYIAVSTDVPLSKVAVEVAGIEADGRDLLEAKTLVDGLRRRAKELEALVAELTREVASALTDASVPVRDVSSVLGVSHQRVSQLVQAAAEDAAGAKVMRQARQEFAHDLVIRLDDGRSLQLVEVTAPKNSRRKKPQTAPQAADRPVRATRPARRAGKQPV; encoded by the coding sequence GTGAAGACGTACGAGGTGACGGTTAGTCGGGATGAGCGTTGGTGGATGGTGGCGGTTCCGGAGCTTGGCGGGGTGACGCAGGCTCGGCGGCTGGACGAGGTAGAGCGGATGGCTCGGGAGTACATCGCGGTGTCGACCGACGTACCGCTCTCGAAGGTTGCGGTCGAGGTGGCTGGTATCGAGGCCGATGGGCGGGATCTGCTCGAGGCCAAGACGCTGGTCGACGGTCTGCGTCGCCGGGCGAAGGAACTCGAGGCGCTGGTTGCCGAACTCACCCGGGAGGTCGCGTCGGCCTTGACGGACGCCAGCGTTCCAGTGAGGGACGTGAGCAGTGTGCTCGGCGTCTCGCACCAACGTGTCTCGCAGTTGGTCCAGGCGGCCGCCGAGGACGCGGCCGGCGCGAAGGTGATGCGACAGGCCAGGCAAGAGTTCGCCCACGACCTAGTCATCCGCCTGGACGACGGCCGATCCCTGCAACTGGTCGAGGTGACCGCACCTAAGAACAGCCGCCGGAAGAAACCTCAGACCGCACCACAGGCAGCTGATCGTCCAGTTCGGGCGACGCGTCCTGCTCGAAGGGCCGGCAAGCAGCCCGTTTAG
- a CDS encoding phytanoyl-CoA dioxygenase family protein has protein sequence MDMATALRELGVTDDVLTQDEKDQLDRDGFLPLKGILTADEVAAINERLAELTAAEGDRAGLEVHQERGTDRLADLVNKDPRFEVCFSHPRVLAAMQHVLGEFKLSSLNSRAALPGEGHQGLHADFGHPVQPGEYEVCNSIWLLDDFTPSNGATRVVPGSHRRGTMPGDEMPNPGADHPDQIQLTGTAGTVVIFNSHLWHGGTKNQTNNPRRALHSYFTRRHHPQQLNQQTYIRLNTYTRLTPAQHFILDVTT, from the coding sequence ATGGATATGGCGACCGCATTACGCGAGCTCGGCGTCACCGACGACGTACTCACGCAGGACGAGAAGGACCAGCTCGACCGCGACGGATTCCTTCCGCTGAAAGGGATCCTGACGGCGGACGAGGTGGCCGCGATCAACGAACGGCTGGCCGAACTGACGGCGGCCGAGGGGGATCGGGCCGGCCTCGAGGTGCATCAGGAGCGGGGAACGGACCGGTTGGCGGATCTGGTGAACAAGGATCCAAGGTTCGAGGTGTGCTTCAGTCACCCGCGGGTGCTGGCGGCGATGCAGCACGTCCTCGGCGAGTTCAAGCTCTCGTCCCTCAACAGTCGCGCGGCCCTCCCCGGTGAAGGGCACCAGGGCCTGCATGCGGACTTCGGACATCCCGTCCAGCCGGGCGAGTACGAAGTCTGCAACTCGATCTGGCTCCTCGACGACTTCACCCCGTCGAACGGCGCCACCCGGGTAGTCCCCGGATCCCACCGCCGAGGCACCATGCCCGGCGACGAGATGCCCAACCCGGGCGCCGACCACCCCGACCAAATCCAGCTGACCGGCACAGCCGGCACGGTCGTCATCTTCAACAGCCACCTCTGGCACGGCGGCACCAAGAACCAAACCAACAACCCCCGCCGAGCCCTGCACTCCTACTTCACCCGCCGCCACCACCCCCAACAACTCAACCAGCAAACCTACATCCGCCTGAACACCTACACCCGCCTAACCCCCGCCCAACACTTCATCCTCGACGTCACCACCTGA
- a CDS encoding AraC family transcriptional regulator, translated as MHKSPRLLGAGVHTAAPGKDYPSHAHTSWELVYYVRGRITCPVGDETYDATPGTVLLTPPHTWHAEQSRTGYANRFLQVDAATTHPWPRLCYDDTDHTLRRVFDALVRETESEDLRSLLLAELDLRLRRAAAAPPRTPAEQLVAQAEQLFEERFAAGLRIAHVAADLGVSQSGLRAAFTRLRNTSPQAALQAVRLRHALAHIRNSNLPLQAVADLTGYHSVSHLTRHIKAATGSPPGALRINGA; from the coding sequence ATGCACAAATCGCCACGGCTGCTCGGCGCCGGCGTACACACCGCCGCGCCCGGCAAGGACTACCCGTCACACGCGCACACCTCATGGGAGCTCGTGTACTACGTTCGCGGCCGGATCACCTGCCCCGTCGGCGACGAGACGTACGACGCCACGCCCGGGACCGTCCTCCTCACGCCACCGCACACCTGGCACGCCGAGCAGAGCCGCACCGGGTACGCGAACCGCTTCCTCCAGGTCGACGCCGCAACCACCCACCCGTGGCCGCGTCTGTGCTACGACGACACCGACCACACCCTGCGCCGCGTCTTCGATGCCCTCGTCCGCGAAACCGAGAGCGAGGACCTCCGCTCGCTCCTCCTCGCCGAACTCGACCTCCGCCTCCGCCGCGCCGCGGCCGCCCCGCCCAGGACGCCCGCTGAACAACTCGTCGCCCAAGCCGAGCAGCTCTTCGAGGAACGCTTCGCGGCCGGTCTCCGCATAGCACACGTCGCAGCCGACCTCGGCGTCTCGCAGTCGGGCCTCCGGGCTGCATTCACCCGGCTCCGCAACACCAGCCCGCAGGCCGCCCTGCAGGCAGTACGCCTACGCCACGCGCTGGCCCACATCCGCAACTCGAACCTGCCGCTCCAAGCAGTAGCCGACCTGACCGGCTACCACTCAGTCAGCCACCTCACCCGCCACATCAAAGCCGCCACCGGCTCCCCACCCGGCGCCCTCCGTATCAACGGCGCATAA
- a CDS encoding carbohydrate deacetylase: MAEVQLVVQGDDFGMCHAVNVGTVQAFREGIVTQASTMAACPWFTEAAALAREFAIPVGVHQTLTCEWDFLRWRPLTDGASLVGEDGTFRRTVEDSKAAISHADAVRELSAQAAKFAAEGLTLEYLDVHMGQAAPAAYDEVSAALGKPFIYGPEESKRFASIETLSDRDAADKKPWLLEYLDKLTPGVHLLVTHCAAAEPELAAIHRPGSYTYRWAEEYRLTDQAMVLDPQIRQAIEDHDIELTTVQAAF, translated from the coding sequence GTGGCTGAGGTTCAGTTGGTTGTTCAGGGTGACGACTTCGGGATGTGTCATGCGGTCAACGTGGGGACCGTGCAGGCGTTTCGCGAAGGGATCGTGACGCAGGCGTCGACGATGGCGGCCTGTCCATGGTTCACCGAGGCGGCGGCGCTGGCGCGGGAGTTCGCGATTCCGGTGGGAGTGCATCAGACGCTGACCTGTGAGTGGGACTTCCTGCGGTGGCGCCCGTTGACGGACGGGGCGTCGCTGGTGGGGGAGGACGGTACGTTCCGGCGTACGGTCGAGGATTCCAAGGCTGCGATCAGTCACGCGGACGCGGTGCGGGAGTTGTCGGCGCAGGCGGCGAAGTTCGCGGCGGAAGGGCTGACGCTCGAGTATCTCGACGTACACATGGGACAGGCGGCGCCGGCGGCGTACGACGAGGTCTCGGCGGCGCTCGGGAAGCCGTTCATCTACGGGCCTGAGGAGTCGAAACGGTTCGCGTCGATCGAGACATTGAGCGACCGCGACGCCGCCGACAAGAAGCCCTGGCTGCTCGAGTACCTGGACAAGCTCACGCCCGGCGTGCACCTCCTGGTCACCCATTGCGCCGCCGCAGAACCAGAACTGGCCGCCATCCACCGCCCCGGCTCCTACACCTACCGCTGGGCCGAGGAATACCGCCTCACCGACCAGGCCATGGTCCTCGACCCACAAATCCGCCAGGCCATCGAGGATCACGACATCGAACTCACAACGGTCCAGGCTGCTTTCTGA
- a CDS encoding PIG-L deacetylase family protein: MTRSVLAIGAHIGDMDLTAGPTLAKLVLEGASATIVALTPGERGHPRLTPTEYKKQKIAEGTAFAEAIGADFLVLDNSDGFLPDTDDVALQLAQLIREKKPDTIITHWKHSIHRDHEHTAVLAERARFLAGLPIDPADDFAAITPYPALAEKLAALPRHGVRSFLHAENWEDMEGFTPSLYVPISDEAFYRWVSAIRHQAFARGETYGFRYIDYYTALMTTRGCLASYPRACAFHTNQSPEVTKLAGP, translated from the coding sequence GTGACCAGATCAGTGCTCGCCATCGGGGCGCACATCGGCGACATGGACCTGACCGCCGGGCCGACGCTGGCCAAGCTCGTCCTGGAAGGCGCGTCGGCGACGATCGTCGCGCTGACGCCGGGGGAGCGCGGCCACCCGCGGCTGACGCCGACCGAGTACAAGAAGCAGAAGATCGCGGAGGGTACGGCGTTCGCGGAGGCGATCGGCGCGGACTTCCTGGTCCTCGACAACAGCGACGGTTTCCTCCCCGACACCGACGACGTGGCCCTGCAGCTCGCCCAGCTCATCCGCGAGAAGAAGCCCGACACGATCATCACGCACTGGAAGCACTCCATCCATCGCGATCACGAACACACCGCGGTGCTGGCCGAGCGCGCCCGCTTCCTGGCCGGTCTGCCCATCGATCCCGCGGACGATTTCGCCGCCATCACGCCGTACCCCGCACTGGCCGAGAAGCTCGCCGCACTGCCGCGGCACGGTGTGCGGTCCTTCCTGCACGCGGAGAACTGGGAGGACATGGAGGGCTTCACGCCGTCGCTGTACGTCCCGATCTCCGACGAGGCGTTCTACCGCTGGGTGTCCGCGATCCGGCACCAGGCCTTCGCCCGCGGCGAGACGTACGGCTTCCGGTACATCGACTACTACACCGCGCTGATGACGACCCGCGGCTGCCTGGCGTCGTACCCCCGGGCGTGCGCCTTCCACACCAATCAGTCCCCCGAGGTGACCAAACTCGCCGGACCATAG
- a CDS encoding carbohydrate ABC transporter permease codes for MRRRHGKFPWVAYLVVILGGVAMVMPFLDMVMSSFKGAGEYGVIPYKLLPESLNLDNYREAFSQLELPRLFRNSVIVTVSVTVSVLITSALAGYALAKLRFRGRAVIFRFILATMMLPPFLLLIPTFLIMLNWPLAGGNDFLGRGGDGGLTTSLLALILPFTVSGFGIFLMRQFMISLPDEMLEAAKIDGANQWQIWRLIVLPQTKPVAITLGLITFIGTWNEYIWTLLISSSDPSLQTLPVGIQLLQSFLDPDRTMPIVMAGLVISTLPVLVVFLVFQKYYVRGVVLSGLK; via the coding sequence GTGAGGAGGCGGCACGGCAAGTTCCCGTGGGTCGCGTACCTGGTCGTGATCCTCGGCGGCGTCGCGATGGTGATGCCGTTCCTCGACATGGTGATGAGCTCGTTCAAGGGCGCCGGCGAGTACGGCGTGATCCCGTACAAGCTGCTGCCGGAGTCGCTCAACCTGGACAACTACCGCGAGGCGTTCTCGCAACTGGAGCTGCCGCGGCTGTTCCGCAACAGCGTGATCGTCACGGTCAGCGTGACGGTGTCGGTGCTGATCACGTCGGCGCTGGCCGGGTACGCGCTGGCCAAGCTGCGGTTCCGCGGGCGGGCGGTGATCTTCCGGTTCATCCTCGCGACGATGATGCTGCCGCCGTTCCTGTTGCTGATCCCGACGTTCCTGATCATGCTGAACTGGCCGTTGGCCGGCGGCAACGACTTCCTCGGGCGCGGCGGCGACGGCGGGCTGACGACCAGCCTGCTGGCGCTGATCCTGCCGTTCACAGTCTCCGGTTTCGGGATCTTCCTGATGCGGCAGTTCATGATCTCGCTGCCGGACGAGATGCTCGAGGCGGCCAAGATCGACGGCGCGAACCAGTGGCAGATCTGGCGGCTGATCGTGCTCCCGCAGACCAAGCCGGTGGCGATCACGCTCGGGCTGATCACGTTCATCGGCACCTGGAACGAGTACATCTGGACGCTGCTGATCTCGTCGTCAGACCCCTCGTTGCAGACGTTGCCGGTCGGGATCCAGCTGCTGCAGAGCTTCCTCGATCCGGACCGCACCATGCCGATCGTGATGGCCGGCCTGGTGATCAGCACGCTGCCGGTGCTGGTCGTGTTCCTGGTGTTCCAGAAGTACTACGTGCGTGGCGTCGTACTCAGTGGCCTGAAATGA
- a CDS encoding carbohydrate ABC transporter permease — MTTAVGRVGAVSAPARRLGKLQREGRAAYLFLAPALLFFCVFLILPFVFAIVLAFSDWGGFDLGTLKWAGTANFGDVLSFDGTFVKPILVNTLLFAFGSVFLATFGSVLVAYCIDRLAFQGFWRVLYFLPVVATVVAIGNVWKMMYQPAGLINGVLNKLGVNSIGFLSDASYALPSVTVVQAWASIGGAVLILTAGLKAIPEMYYEAAEVDGANSWHMFWSITLPLLRPALLFVLITQFIGGLQSFALIIVMTGDGGPVNATNVAAFEMYQRAFKYGAWGTASAMAMVLFVIILAITLLQLWVARRRGEETS, encoded by the coding sequence ATGACGACGGCGGTCGGCCGGGTCGGTGCTGTTTCAGCGCCGGCCCGGCGGCTCGGCAAGCTGCAGCGCGAGGGACGGGCGGCGTACCTGTTCCTCGCGCCGGCGTTGCTGTTCTTCTGCGTGTTCCTGATCCTGCCGTTCGTCTTCGCGATCGTGCTCGCGTTCTCGGACTGGGGCGGGTTCGACCTCGGGACCCTGAAGTGGGCCGGTACGGCGAACTTCGGCGACGTCCTGAGCTTCGACGGGACGTTCGTGAAGCCGATCCTGGTGAACACGCTGCTGTTCGCGTTCGGGTCGGTGTTCCTGGCCACGTTCGGGTCGGTGCTGGTTGCCTACTGCATCGATCGGCTGGCGTTCCAGGGGTTCTGGCGGGTGCTGTACTTCCTGCCCGTGGTCGCGACGGTCGTGGCCATCGGCAACGTGTGGAAGATGATGTACCAGCCGGCCGGGCTGATCAACGGCGTCCTGAACAAGCTCGGCGTGAACAGCATCGGGTTCCTGTCCGACGCGTCGTACGCGCTGCCGTCGGTGACCGTCGTACAGGCCTGGGCCTCGATCGGCGGCGCCGTCCTGATCCTGACGGCCGGGCTGAAGGCGATCCCGGAGATGTACTACGAGGCGGCCGAGGTGGACGGGGCGAACTCGTGGCACATGTTCTGGTCGATCACGTTGCCGTTGCTGCGGCCGGCCCTGCTGTTCGTGCTGATCACGCAGTTCATCGGCGGGTTGCAGTCGTTCGCGCTGATCATCGTGATGACAGGTGACGGCGGGCCGGTGAACGCGACCAACGTCGCGGCGTTCGAGATGTACCAGCGGGCGTTCAAGTACGGCGCCTGGGGTACGGCGAGCGCGATGGCGATGGTGCTGTTCGTGATCATCCTGGCGATCACGTTGCTGCAGTTGTGGGTCGCCCGGCGGCGCGGAGAGGAGACCTCGTGA
- a CDS encoding extracellular solute-binding protein, translated as MRISRGLRLAVALGLFATAAACGGGGEAGGSGDKVELTLLSHYSDGPSKEGLDKMIQQWNKENPKVQVKAQVVKFDDLLTTMTVRQTGGRGADIVSAYGLWGGQLMKANVVAKVPDDIATKIKAEYSPAALGAVTTGDTLLGYPTELNTYVLFYNKKILAAAGISKPPTTWAELADAAKKTVKRDAKGNIQVEGLSLIQDGDNKSVHPFLSLLDAAGGKFLGPDGTAQFDNAEGKAALKFEADLAAAKATNPSIMPTKQFRSGGVAMAIQAGWWIGSLKTQMKDKYASDVGVTAIPGPTAGSKGSLAYGFFMGVNQRSKHADEAWKFLTWMNEHKAADGQVTETGKWLADQGLIPPRTADQAAYKKTLSDPNLAPIYDAATYAMAEPNQPGAYEAKTALHNAIMGVLADGKNPEDALAQAAKAVKPQ; from the coding sequence ATGAGGATTTCCAGAGGTCTGCGACTTGCCGTTGCGCTCGGACTGTTCGCCACGGCCGCGGCCTGCGGCGGTGGCGGCGAGGCGGGCGGAAGCGGTGACAAGGTCGAGTTGACGCTGCTGAGCCACTACAGCGACGGCCCGTCCAAGGAGGGGCTGGACAAGATGATCCAGCAGTGGAACAAGGAGAACCCGAAGGTCCAGGTGAAGGCGCAGGTGGTCAAGTTCGACGACCTCCTCACCACGATGACGGTCCGGCAGACCGGCGGCCGCGGCGCCGACATCGTCAGCGCGTACGGCCTGTGGGGCGGCCAGTTGATGAAGGCGAACGTCGTGGCCAAGGTGCCGGACGACATCGCGACGAAGATCAAGGCGGAGTACAGCCCCGCCGCGCTCGGCGCGGTCACCACCGGCGACACGCTGCTCGGGTACCCGACCGAGCTGAACACCTACGTGCTCTTCTACAACAAGAAGATTCTCGCCGCGGCCGGGATCAGCAAGCCGCCGACCACCTGGGCCGAGCTCGCCGACGCGGCCAAGAAGACGGTCAAGCGCGATGCCAAGGGCAACATCCAGGTCGAGGGCCTGAGCCTGATCCAGGACGGCGACAACAAGTCCGTGCACCCGTTCCTGTCGCTGCTCGACGCGGCCGGGGGGAAGTTCCTCGGCCCGGACGGTACGGCGCAGTTCGACAACGCCGAGGGCAAGGCGGCGCTGAAGTTCGAGGCCGATCTTGCGGCCGCGAAGGCGACCAACCCGTCGATCATGCCCACGAAGCAGTTCCGCAGCGGCGGTGTCGCGATGGCGATCCAGGCCGGCTGGTGGATCGGCAGCCTGAAGACCCAGATGAAGGACAAGTACGCCTCCGACGTCGGCGTGACCGCGATCCCCGGGCCGACCGCGGGCAGCAAGGGCTCGCTGGCGTACGGCTTCTTCATGGGCGTGAACCAGCGCAGCAAGCACGCCGACGAGGCGTGGAAGTTCCTGACCTGGATGAACGAGCACAAGGCTGCCGACGGCCAGGTCACCGAGACCGGCAAGTGGCTCGCGGATCAAGGCCTGATCCCGCCGCGGACCGCTGACCAGGCGGCGTACAAGAAGACGCTGTCCGACCCGAACCTGGCGCCGATCTACGACGCGGCGACGTACGCGATGGCCGAGCCCAACCAGCCGGGTGCGTACGAGGCGAAGACCGCGCTGCACAACGCGATCATGGGTGTGCTTGCCGACGGCAAGAACCCGGAGGACGCGCTGGCGCAGGCCGCCAAGGCGGTCAAGCCGCAATGA
- a CDS encoding GNAT family N-acetyltransferase produces the protein MIRSFQVGDGPALAAAWTAAAPADPISYQRFRDLFLLDRNFDAAGLQVAVINDQIVGAAYAVRRLIAVDSDDLEPGSGWIPFFFVHPEYRGRGLGRELLSAAMDWLRSHGRSEVYFSSYTPNYFLPGLDAARYPAAARLLAGLGFERGYDAVAMDRSLVGYAVPDEVRKRIEALTAEGYSFGTPSSDELTALIAIAGAEFNPDWARAIREGVVSGLPLDRIVVARDPSGAILGWAMHGTYEAVIDRFGPFGVLPASRGTGLGKVLLHLTLERMVAAGAHSAWFLWTGEKSAAGQLYLKTGFDITRTFTILRAPLLPDGGKD, from the coding sequence ATGATCCGTTCGTTCCAGGTCGGCGACGGACCGGCGTTGGCCGCGGCGTGGACCGCCGCGGCGCCGGCCGACCCGATCAGCTACCAGCGGTTCCGCGACCTGTTCCTGCTCGACCGCAACTTCGACGCGGCCGGCCTGCAGGTAGCCGTGATCAATGATCAGATCGTCGGCGCCGCGTACGCCGTCCGCCGGCTGATCGCCGTCGACTCCGACGACCTGGAGCCCGGCTCCGGTTGGATCCCGTTCTTCTTCGTGCATCCGGAGTACCGCGGTCGTGGTCTCGGGCGCGAGTTGTTGTCCGCGGCAATGGACTGGCTCCGGTCCCATGGACGGTCCGAGGTGTACTTCTCGTCGTACACGCCGAACTACTTCCTCCCCGGTCTCGACGCGGCTCGCTATCCCGCCGCCGCCCGGCTGCTCGCCGGGCTCGGCTTCGAGCGGGGGTACGACGCTGTCGCGATGGACCGCAGCCTCGTCGGGTATGCCGTTCCGGATGAGGTTCGCAAGCGGATCGAGGCGTTGACGGCCGAGGGCTACAGCTTTGGTACACCATCCTCCGACGAGCTGACCGCGTTGATCGCGATCGCCGGCGCGGAGTTCAACCCGGACTGGGCGCGCGCGATCCGCGAGGGTGTCGTGTCCGGTCTGCCACTCGATCGCATCGTGGTGGCACGCGACCCAAGCGGAGCGATCCTCGGCTGGGCGATGCACGGGACGTACGAGGCGGTGATCGACCGCTTCGGGCCGTTCGGCGTCCTGCCGGCCTCCCGCGGCACCGGGCTCGGGAAGGTGCTGCTGCACCTGACACTCGAGCGGATGGTCGCCGCCGGCGCGCACAGCGCCTGGTTCCTGTGGACCGGCGAGAAGTCCGCCGCCGGGCAGCTGTACCTGAAGACAGGTTTCGACATCACCCGCACGTTCACCATCCTCCGGGCGCCCCTGCTCCCGGATGGCGGGAAGGATTGA
- a CDS encoding exo-beta-N-acetylmuramidase NamZ family protein: MVVRTGAQRLAEDPGLVPDGRLGLITNFTGVLPDLTPTSVALRASGLPLAALFGPEHGLRGTAQAGESEGEGVDPDTGLPVFDTYGRQGRELDDLFSGVDVLLFDIQDIGTRFYTYVWTMYDCQQAAARLGMPFVVLDRPNPLGGVRVEGPLLQPGFESFVGRAPIPLRHGLTVGELALQLGAATVVEAEGWNRTSTGTGLPWVPPSPNMPTPDTALVYPGTGLFEGTNLSEGRGTTRPFETIGAPYVDDRLVPALRACELPGVIFRRTWFEPVFHKYAGQALSGVQLHVVDPEAFEPVRTALVMLRVLNELYPDDFDLLPSLDKLWGSDSLRKALEAGDDPVELLPAATTPAGWVRDGVLLYEGTAR, translated from the coding sequence ATGGTGGTCCGGACCGGCGCGCAGCGTCTGGCCGAGGACCCGGGGTTGGTGCCCGACGGGCGCCTAGGACTGATCACGAACTTCACCGGCGTGCTGCCGGACCTCACGCCGACCTCGGTCGCGTTGCGTGCGTCCGGGTTGCCGTTGGCGGCGTTGTTCGGTCCTGAGCACGGCCTCCGCGGTACGGCGCAAGCGGGTGAGAGCGAAGGCGAGGGCGTCGACCCCGACACCGGCCTGCCGGTGTTCGACACGTACGGGCGACAGGGGCGCGAGCTCGACGACCTGTTCTCCGGTGTCGACGTGCTGCTGTTCGACATCCAGGACATCGGGACGCGGTTCTACACCTACGTCTGGACGATGTACGACTGTCAGCAGGCGGCCGCCCGGCTTGGTATGCCATTCGTGGTGCTGGACCGGCCGAACCCGCTCGGCGGCGTACGGGTCGAGGGGCCGCTGCTGCAGCCCGGGTTCGAGAGCTTCGTCGGGCGGGCACCGATCCCGCTGCGGCACGGGCTGACGGTCGGCGAACTGGCCCTTCAGTTGGGTGCGGCAACGGTCGTGGAGGCGGAGGGCTGGAATCGTACGTCGACCGGGACCGGTCTGCCGTGGGTACCGCCGTCGCCGAACATGCCGACACCGGACACGGCTTTGGTATACCCCGGGACCGGCCTGTTCGAGGGCACGAACCTCAGCGAGGGACGCGGTACGACGCGACCGTTCGAGACGATCGGGGCACCGTACGTCGACGACCGGCTGGTGCCGGCGTTGCGCGCGTGCGAGCTGCCCGGGGTGATCTTCCGGCGGACGTGGTTCGAGCCGGTGTTCCACAAGTACGCGGGCCAGGCGCTGTCCGGCGTACAGCTGCATGTCGTGGACCCGGAGGCGTTCGAGCCGGTGCGGACCGCGCTGGTGATGCTGCGGGTGCTGAACGAGCTGTATCCCGACGACTTCGATCTGCTGCCGTCGCTCGACAAGCTGTGGGGCTCGGATTCGCTGCGGAAAGCGCTGGAGGCCGGTGACGACCCGGTCGAGCTCTTGCCCGCGGCAACCACACCGGCCGGATGGGTACGCGACGGCGTACTGCTCTACGAAGGGACTGCCCGATGA
- a CDS encoding VOC family protein, which yields MPAFAGIDHLGLSVTDLDRSEHFYTEVLGLKPLMDFGTVRTFVDRPSGFVLALCKHERGTTAPFTELTTGLDHIGLMAASRDELVEWERRFDALGVTYTPIRDEAFASHLNFRDPDGIALELSASNEVYDSWMAELRARDIPADEIRARVMDYLASLQG from the coding sequence ATGCCGGCCTTTGCGGGAATCGATCATCTCGGTCTGTCGGTCACCGACTTGGACCGCAGTGAGCACTTCTACACCGAGGTCCTCGGGCTGAAGCCGCTGATGGACTTCGGGACCGTGCGCACGTTCGTCGACCGGCCGAGCGGGTTCGTGCTGGCGCTGTGCAAGCACGAGCGCGGGACGACCGCGCCGTTCACCGAACTGACGACCGGTCTCGACCACATCGGGCTGATGGCGGCGAGCCGTGACGAGCTCGTCGAGTGGGAGCGCCGCTTCGACGCGCTCGGGGTCACGTACACGCCGATCCGGGACGAAGCGTTTGCGTCGCACCTGAACTTCCGGGACCCGGACGGCATCGCGCTCGAGCTGAGCGCCTCGAACGAGGTGTACGACAGCTGGATGGCGGAGCTGCGGGCCCGCGACATCCCGGCAGACGAGATCCGGGCGCGTGTGATGGACTACCTGGCATCGCTCCAAGGCTGA
- a CDS encoding alpha/beta fold hydrolase has protein sequence MKLPVTAYGETGTPVVVMHGLFGSGRNWMTAARRLADRHRVFAFDLRNHGTSPHVETMSYPEMAEDVRETIESLGVGPVALVGHSMGGKTAMLTALQYPAVVERLVVVDAAPVAYPPAFVEYAQAMRNADLSSITRRSEVDAQLVDAVPTPGTRAFLLQNLILDADGARWRPNLPVIEASLPAISGWPAVEGLRYDGPTLFIYGGKSDYVQQDHRATISAYFPHVQYAEVPEAGHWVHAERLDDFLAALTPFLP, from the coding sequence ATGAAGCTTCCGGTCACGGCGTACGGCGAAACTGGTACGCCGGTCGTGGTGATGCACGGGTTGTTCGGCTCGGGACGGAACTGGATGACCGCCGCGCGCCGGCTCGCCGACCGGCACCGGGTGTTCGCGTTCGACCTGCGCAACCACGGCACGTCGCCGCACGTCGAGACGATGAGCTACCCGGAGATGGCCGAGGACGTCCGCGAGACGATCGAGTCGCTCGGGGTCGGGCCGGTCGCGCTCGTCGGGCACTCGATGGGCGGCAAGACCGCGATGCTCACCGCGCTGCAGTACCCCGCGGTGGTCGAGCGGCTCGTCGTGGTGGACGCGGCGCCGGTCGCGTACCCGCCGGCGTTCGTCGAGTACGCCCAGGCGATGCGGAACGCGGACCTGTCCTCGATCACCCGGCGCTCGGAGGTCGACGCCCAGCTCGTCGACGCCGTACCGACGCCCGGGACGCGCGCGTTCCTGCTGCAGAACCTGATCCTCGACGCCGACGGCGCCCGGTGGCGGCCTAACCTTCCGGTGATCGAGGCTTCTTTGCCGGCGATCTCCGGGTGGCCGGCGGTCGAGGGGCTGCGGTACGACGGGCCGACGTTGTTCATCTACGGCGGCAAGTCCGACTACGTCCAGCAGGACCACCGCGCGACCATCTCGGCGTACTTCCCGCACGTCCAGTACGCCGAGGTCCCGGAGGCCGGTCACTGGGTGCACGCCGAGCGCCTCGACGACTTCCTGGCCGCGCTCACGCCGTTCCTTCCCTGA